One Chryseobacterium wanjuense genomic region harbors:
- a CDS encoding chorismate-binding protein translates to MMYFKLPFDEKLYSTDENSNENFVNFYSFDGTTQINFNGNIVEINPERFDQITISSESLPEDNNHFSTETQEEYLENLSKVIDVIKNNQLPKLVYSRRKIFTDFNEIDVKESFKNLCQSYPNAFRYIFINGETSWMGAFSEVLGKFNKETHDFETMSLAGTLPISESWSEKEIEEQKPVTTYIKNILNNYSENINESKTYDHISGNIKHLRTDFKAKIKPENLDKIIQELHPTPAVCGIPKEFCKENIQNLEKFPRELYAGYIKIETEKTVQYFVNLRCSKLYKNAVHLFVGGGITAQSSPEKEWIETELKSEAVLKNLVIS, encoded by the coding sequence TTACCTTTCGACGAAAAACTGTACTCAACAGACGAAAACTCCAACGAAAATTTTGTTAATTTCTATTCTTTTGATGGAACAACGCAAATTAATTTTAATGGAAATATCGTTGAAATAAATCCCGAAAGATTCGATCAAATAACCATTTCAAGTGAATCTCTTCCAGAAGATAACAATCATTTTTCAACTGAAACCCAAGAAGAATATTTGGAAAATCTCAGTAAAGTTATTGACGTTATTAAAAATAATCAACTTCCGAAGCTTGTTTATTCCAGAAGAAAAATTTTCACTGATTTTAATGAAATTGATGTAAAAGAGAGTTTCAAAAATCTTTGCCAGTCTTATCCGAATGCATTCAGGTATATTTTCATCAATGGGGAAACCTCATGGATGGGTGCTTTTTCGGAAGTGTTGGGAAAATTCAACAAAGAAACCCACGATTTTGAAACCATGAGTCTTGCAGGCACGCTTCCCATTTCAGAAAGCTGGTCGGAAAAAGAAATTGAAGAGCAAAAACCAGTGACAACTTATATCAAAAATATTTTAAATAATTATTCTGAAAACATTAATGAATCTAAGACTTACGATCATATTTCAGGAAATATTAAACATCTTCGAACCGATTTTAAAGCTAAAATAAAACCTGAAAATCTAGATAAAATCATTCAGGAATTGCATCCCACTCCCGCTGTTTGTGGTATCCCAAAAGAATTTTGCAAAGAAAATATCCAAAATCTGGAAAAATTTCCGCGTGAATTGTATGCCGGTTATATCAAGATTGAAACAGAAAAAACAGTACAATATTTCGTTAATCTCCGATGTTCTAAGCTTTATAAAAATGCGGTGCACTTATTCGTAGGAGGAGGAATTACAGCTCAAAGCAGTCCGGAAAAAGAGTGGATTGAAACGGAATTGAAGTCTGAAGCGGTTTTGAAAAATTTGGTTATTTCTTAA